In a genomic window of Bordetella petrii:
- a CDS encoding MurR/RpiR family transcriptional regulator, with protein MPLPSLPLPVQQRLQSLLEQLPPELQRAAHWVADHPAEVGLWSMRRQAQALGVAPATMLRLARAAGYDSYEAFRAPFQQALAGERPASLRERAAELQAAHGSAGAPGHDALTELQARAIQSVCSLNSSAAFDASVKTLLEARQVGFLGTRSAFGIAFQMHYAYQLVRRNSVLIDGLGGLQAETVDNLRDGDALIAISQSPYPSASVRLARQAAQQGVAVIALTDDTLSPLAVDARHVLLFERPDREGVRHQPAQRGPGSFFHTTAGLLGLAEHLIARLTARGGEEVLNRLSEIEDRMHADKVFWSALAGQHGP; from the coding sequence GTGCCGCTTCCCTCTCTTCCCTTGCCGGTGCAGCAACGTCTGCAGAGCCTGCTCGAGCAATTGCCGCCCGAGCTGCAACGCGCGGCGCACTGGGTAGCGGACCACCCCGCCGAAGTCGGCCTGTGGTCGATGCGGCGCCAGGCCCAGGCGCTGGGCGTGGCACCCGCCACCATGCTGCGCCTGGCGCGCGCGGCCGGCTACGACAGCTATGAAGCCTTCCGCGCCCCGTTCCAGCAAGCCCTGGCCGGCGAACGCCCGGCCAGCCTGCGCGAGCGCGCCGCCGAACTGCAGGCCGCCCATGGCAGCGCCGGCGCGCCCGGCCATGACGCGTTGACGGAGCTGCAGGCGCGGGCCATCCAGTCGGTGTGCTCGCTGAACAGCTCGGCGGCGTTCGATGCGTCGGTCAAGACCCTGCTCGAGGCGCGCCAGGTCGGCTTCCTGGGCACGCGTTCGGCGTTCGGCATCGCTTTCCAGATGCACTATGCCTACCAGCTGGTACGGCGCAACAGCGTGCTGATCGACGGGCTGGGCGGCCTGCAGGCCGAAACCGTCGACAACCTTCGCGACGGCGATGCGCTGATCGCGATTTCGCAATCGCCCTACCCCTCCGCCAGCGTGCGGCTGGCCCGCCAGGCGGCACAGCAGGGCGTGGCGGTAATTGCCCTGACCGACGACACGCTGTCGCCGCTGGCGGTCGACGCCCGCCACGTGCTGCTGTTCGAGCGCCCGGACCGCGAAGGGGTGCGACACCAGCCCGCCCAGCGAGGGCCGGGCTCGTTCTTCCACACCACCGCCGGCCTGCTGGGCCTGGCCGAACACTTGATCGCGCGCCTGACCGCGCGCGGCGGCGAAGAAGTACTGAACCGCCTGAGCGAGATCGAAGACCGCATGCACGCCGACAAGGTGTTCTGGTCGGCCCTGGCCGGGCAGCACGGCCCCTAG
- a CDS encoding MarR family winged helix-turn-helix transcriptional regulator: MNNVPTPDPSQQYDLRILRALRRITRSIALHSRQLAAVSHITAPQLMCLRTVIANGPLTATAISREIHVSPSTVVGILDRLEDKGLVRRERGREDRRIVFVSATDAGRELASQAPSPLQKHLADALNALPELEQATITLSLERIVTLMEQEGHAVETHGDASSPILEVPTGGAPPESGLVV; this comes from the coding sequence ATGAACAACGTGCCTACGCCCGACCCGTCCCAGCAGTACGACCTGCGCATCCTGCGAGCCTTGCGCCGCATCACGCGCTCGATCGCGCTGCATTCGCGCCAGCTCGCCGCGGTCAGCCACATCACCGCTCCGCAGCTGATGTGCCTGCGCACGGTCATCGCCAATGGGCCGCTGACGGCCACGGCCATCAGCCGTGAAATCCACGTCAGCCCCAGCACGGTGGTAGGCATTCTCGACCGCCTCGAAGACAAGGGCTTGGTACGGCGCGAGCGCGGCCGCGAAGATCGCCGCATCGTGTTCGTGTCGGCTACCGACGCCGGCCGCGAGCTGGCGTCGCAGGCGCCGTCGCCGCTGCAGAAGCATCTGGCCGACGCGCTGAACGCGCTGCCCGAACTCGAGCAGGCCACCATTACTTTGTCGCTCGAACGCATCGTCACGCTCATGGAGCAGGAAGGCCATGCGGTCGAGACGCACGGCGACGCGTCATCGCCCATTCTGGAAGTGCCTACCGGCGGTGCGCCGCCTGAGTCGGGGTTGGTCGTATGA
- the ectA gene encoding diaminobutyrate acetyltransferase: MRGQELQSPQPSTAVQPAAASPRLQLRAPRRTDGAALHRLVSECPPLDVNSLYAYLLLCEHFSATCVVAESAGGRIDGFVSAYLPPARPDVIFVWQVAVHSRARGQRLGRAMLRELLQRKSLEHVRHLETTVGPDNQASRRTFAGLAGELGAHIAEQPFFDRQLFGGADHDDEMLLKIGPFTLPPR, encoded by the coding sequence ATGAGGGGGCAGGAACTGCAATCCCCCCAACCTTCAACGGCCGTCCAGCCGGCCGCCGCTTCGCCGCGCCTGCAATTGCGCGCGCCGCGCCGCACCGATGGCGCCGCACTGCACCGCCTGGTGTCCGAGTGCCCCCCGCTGGACGTCAACTCTCTGTACGCCTATCTGCTGCTCTGCGAGCACTTCAGCGCCACCTGCGTGGTGGCCGAAAGCGCCGGCGGCCGCATCGATGGGTTTGTCTCTGCTTATTTGCCGCCAGCCCGGCCCGACGTCATTTTCGTCTGGCAGGTTGCCGTGCATTCCCGCGCACGCGGCCAACGGTTGGGCCGCGCCATGCTACGCGAGCTTTTGCAACGCAAATCGCTCGAGCATGTTCGTCATCTTGAAACCACGGTGGGGCCTGACAACCAGGCTTCGCGCCGCACCTTCGCCGGCCTGGCCGGCGAGCTGGGCGCGCACATCGCCGAGCAGCCATTTTTCGACCGGCAGCTGTTCGGCGGTGCCGACCACGACGACGAGATGTTGTTGAAGATAGGCCCGTTCACCTTGCCGCCCCGCTAG
- the ectB gene encoding diaminobutyrate--2-oxoglutarate transaminase, whose translation MDLKIFDRMESEVRGYIRSFPVIFNQARGSVLIDEEGGEYIDFFSGAGTLNYGHNNPVFKEKLLEYLEADGVVHGLDMATSAKKQFLEAVDRVLLKPRNWQYTLQFTGPTGTNAVEAALKIARQVKGRSNIISFTHGFHGVSGGSLAATANMKFRDAAGYALGNTSFMPYDGYFGPDVDTIAYLERMLEDPSSGLDKPAGVIVETVQGEGGVNVATLRWLKELEKLCRRHDMLLIVDDIQVGCGRTGSFFSFESAGIRPDIITLSKSLSGFGLPMSLVLMKPELDIWKPGAHSGTFRGNNLAFVTATQALDTYWSSDAFSTEVQRKERLVRDWLENLAHSFPNAGLAVRGRGLIQGLVATAEPALANRIAQQAFKRGVVIETSGAQDEVLKLLPALTIEDELLTRGLETIEAAVAEALGESGQSARVLKFGGKRR comes from the coding sequence ATGGACTTGAAAATCTTTGACCGGATGGAGTCGGAGGTGCGTGGCTACATCCGGTCGTTTCCGGTGATATTCAATCAGGCGCGCGGCTCTGTCCTGATCGACGAGGAAGGTGGCGAGTACATCGACTTCTTCAGCGGCGCGGGCACTCTGAACTACGGCCACAATAATCCTGTCTTCAAGGAAAAGCTGCTCGAATATCTCGAGGCCGATGGCGTGGTGCACGGCCTGGACATGGCCACCAGCGCCAAAAAGCAATTCCTGGAAGCCGTTGACCGCGTGCTGCTCAAGCCGCGCAACTGGCAGTACACGCTGCAATTCACGGGGCCGACCGGCACCAACGCGGTCGAGGCGGCGCTGAAGATCGCGCGCCAGGTCAAGGGCCGTTCCAATATCATTTCGTTTACGCACGGATTCCACGGCGTCAGCGGCGGCTCGCTAGCTGCGACGGCCAACATGAAATTCCGCGACGCCGCCGGCTACGCGCTGGGCAACACCAGCTTCATGCCGTATGACGGCTATTTCGGCCCCGACGTCGACACCATCGCCTATCTGGAGCGCATGCTGGAAGACCCCAGCAGCGGCCTGGACAAGCCTGCCGGCGTCATTGTCGAGACGGTGCAGGGCGAGGGTGGCGTCAACGTCGCCACGCTGCGCTGGCTCAAAGAGCTGGAAAAACTCTGCCGCCGCCACGACATGCTGCTGATCGTCGACGACATCCAGGTGGGTTGCGGCCGCACCGGCAGCTTCTTCAGCTTTGAATCGGCCGGTATCCGCCCCGACATCATCACGCTGTCGAAGTCGCTGTCGGGTTTCGGTCTGCCGATGTCGCTGGTGCTGATGAAGCCCGAGCTGGACATCTGGAAGCCCGGCGCGCACAGCGGCACCTTCCGCGGCAACAACCTGGCTTTCGTCACCGCCACGCAGGCGCTCGACACGTACTGGTCCAGCGATGCCTTCTCGACCGAAGTGCAGCGCAAAGAGCGCCTGGTGCGCGACTGGCTCGAAAACCTGGCCCACAGCTTCCCCAACGCCGGCCTGGCCGTGCGCGGGCGCGGCCTGATCCAGGGCCTGGTGGCCACGGCCGAGCCGGCGTTGGCCAACCGCATCGCGCAGCAGGCATTCAAGCGCGGCGTCGTCATCGAAACCTCGGGGGCGCAGGACGAAGTGCTGAAGCTGCTGCCGGCCCTGACTATCGAAGACGAACTGCTGACCCGTGGCCTGGAAACCATCGAGGCCGCCGTGGCCGAAGCGCTGGGCGAGTCGGGCCAGTCGGCCCGTGTTCTGAAATTTGGAGGAAAACGTCGATGA